One Dialister invisus DSM 15470 genomic region harbors:
- a CDS encoding SLC13 family permease — translation MDPAVVTLCVLAVACFLFVTELIPLAVTAMAACTALGILGVLPSKQVYAGLSNSTVVLFGGMFVIGAAMFRTGLAQAIGLGVVKKAGTKEVPLMGAVMLVTIILSSVSSNTGTVACLMPVVIGICQAAKISQSRQLMPLAIAANVGGTITMIGTPPNVIVTGALSAAGLPTFGFFEFAYIGIPLSIIVFFFTLFIGRHLLPANAAGEMDEEAIRAAAEEAGASGEDSEPKSTTKMWISGLIMIGVVICMALDLKTLPLQTAAVTGAILCVITGCLKEKEAYAGIDWVTIFLFAGMLSVATAMEKTGAGKLIADTVVGSMGEHPNAVVLCAVLYLISNVLTQFMSNTAAAALLAPIGISIAQSIGADPKPVLMAIGIAASMAFATPMATPPNTLVLGPGGFTFNDYVKVGLPLCIVTFIASVIIIPIFWPFFPE, via the coding sequence ATGGATCCAGCCGTTGTCACACTGTGCGTCCTAGCAGTAGCGTGCTTCTTGTTCGTAACCGAACTGATTCCCTTAGCAGTCACAGCCATGGCAGCTTGTACTGCATTAGGTATTTTGGGCGTCCTGCCGTCAAAACAGGTTTATGCCGGTTTGTCCAACTCCACCGTGGTACTCTTTGGCGGTATGTTTGTTATCGGCGCTGCTATGTTCAGAACTGGTCTTGCTCAGGCGATTGGTCTTGGTGTAGTCAAAAAAGCGGGTACTAAAGAAGTGCCACTCATGGGCGCAGTTATGCTCGTTACCATCATTTTGTCTTCTGTATCTTCCAATACGGGTACAGTAGCCTGTCTTATGCCCGTAGTTATTGGTATCTGCCAGGCAGCCAAAATTTCTCAGTCTCGTCAGCTGATGCCTCTGGCGATTGCTGCCAACGTAGGCGGTACCATCACCATGATCGGTACCCCGCCAAACGTTATCGTCACAGGCGCTCTGTCTGCGGCAGGCCTGCCGACCTTCGGATTCTTTGAATTTGCTTATATCGGCATTCCGCTGTCTATTATTGTCTTCTTCTTTACCCTGTTTATCGGCCGTCACCTGCTTCCTGCAAATGCTGCCGGAGAAATGGATGAAGAAGCTATCAGGGCTGCTGCTGAAGAAGCGGGCGCTTCTGGCGAAGACAGCGAACCGAAGAGCACCACAAAGATGTGGATTTCAGGACTGATCATGATTGGTGTAGTTATTTGCATGGCTCTGGATTTGAAGACTTTGCCACTGCAGACCGCGGCGGTAACCGGGGCTATCCTCTGCGTTATCACAGGCTGCCTGAAAGAAAAAGAAGCCTATGCGGGCATTGACTGGGTAACGATCTTTCTGTTTGCTGGTATGCTCTCCGTAGCCACTGCTATGGAAAAAACTGGAGCAGGAAAATTGATTGCCGATACGGTTGTTGGTTCAATGGGTGAACATCCGAATGCGGTCGTTTTGTGCGCAGTGTTGTACCTAATTTCCAATGTGTTGACCCAGTTCATGTCCAACACAGCTGCGGCAGCTCTTTTGGCACCGATCGGTATTTCCATTGCCCAGTCCATCGGTGCTGACCCAAAACCGGTTCTGATGGCTATCGGTATCGCAGCGTCTATGGCATTTGCCACACCGATGGCAACGCCTCCGAATACTCTTGTACTGGGACCGGGCGGTTTTACGTTTAATGACTATGTGAAGGTCGGTCTTCCGCTCTGCATTGTTACTTTCATTGCGTCGGTTATCATTATTCCA
- a CDS encoding sodium ion-translocating decarboxylase subunit beta: MDGFMRALVSVWTDSGFAALTWENCVMILVGLVLLYLSIAKEYEPLLLLPIAFGCIMANFPNTGFEDEMGVMMAIGFGIKYEIFPPLIFMGVGAMTDFGPLIANPKTMLLGAAAQIGVFVALAGAMMLGFNVQEAASIGIIGGADGPTAIYLTSKLAPHLLGAIAVAAYSYMSLVPLIQPPIMKLMTTKEQRKIKMVNLRPVSHFEKVVFPIVVAIVVSLLLPPVAALMGCLCMGNLFEVSGVTARLSDTAQNALINIVTIFLATGTGLTMSGDKFLRLETIEIICLGLVAFAAGTAGGVVFGQIMRIASGNKINPLIGSAGVSAVPMAARVSQVVGLKDNPSNYLLMQAMGPNVAGVIGTAVAAGTMLAQFGG; this comes from the coding sequence ATGGATGGTTTTATGAGAGCACTTGTTTCCGTATGGACAGATTCCGGCTTTGCCGCACTGACCTGGGAAAACTGTGTCATGATTTTAGTAGGACTTGTTTTACTTTATTTATCAATTGCGAAGGAATATGAACCTTTGCTGCTTCTCCCGATTGCGTTCGGCTGCATCATGGCCAACTTCCCGAATACCGGGTTTGAAGATGAAATGGGTGTCATGATGGCCATCGGATTTGGGATCAAGTATGAAATTTTCCCGCCCCTTATTTTCATGGGGGTAGGCGCGATGACCGACTTCGGTCCCCTTATCGCAAACCCGAAGACCATGCTTCTCGGCGCAGCTGCCCAGATCGGCGTATTCGTTGCGCTGGCAGGCGCTATGATGCTCGGCTTCAATGTGCAGGAAGCGGCATCCATCGGCATCATCGGCGGTGCTGACGGCCCGACCGCGATTTACCTGACATCCAAGCTGGCACCGCATCTCTTAGGCGCTATTGCCGTGGCGGCATACAGTTACATGTCCCTGGTTCCGCTCATCCAGCCCCCGATTATGAAGCTGATGACGACCAAGGAACAGAGAAAGATCAAGATGGTCAACCTTCGTCCGGTAAGCCACTTTGAAAAGGTGGTATTCCCGATTGTCGTAGCCATCGTCGTATCCCTGCTTCTGCCTCCGGTAGCGGCACTGATGGGCTGCCTGTGCATGGGGAACCTGTTCGAAGTATCCGGAGTAACGGCAAGACTTTCCGACACTGCGCAGAATGCGCTGATCAATATCGTCACCATCTTCCTGGCGACAGGCACAGGCTTGACGATGTCCGGCGACAAATTCCTCCGTCTGGAAACGATTGAAATCATCTGCCTCGGGTTGGTTGCCTTTGCGGCAGGCACAGCAGGCGGCGTGGTTTTTGGCCAGATCATGAGAATTGCATCGGGGAACAAGATTAACCCGCTCATCGGATCGGCAGGCGTATCGGCCGTACCGATGGCAGCGCGTGTATCCCAGGTGGTAGGATTGAAAGACAATCCGTCCAACTACTTGCTGATGCAGGCCATGGGCCCGAACGTAGCAGGCGTAATCGGCACTGCCGTAGCAGCAGGCACCATGCTGGCACAGTTCGGAGGCTGA
- a CDS encoding OadG family protein: MDTPGPLSICITNMVIVFGVLIFLAFVIELIHVVDPTKKKK; this comes from the coding sequence ATGGATACTCCAGGCCCACTTTCCATTTGTATCACTAACATGGTTATCGTATTTGGTGTTCTTATTTTTCTGGCTTTTGTCATCGAACTGATCCACGTGGTGGATCCGACCAAGAAAAAGAAATAA
- a CDS encoding SLC13 family permease, producing the protein MDPAVITLCVLAVAAFLFVTELIPLAVTAMAACTALGILGVLPSKQVYAGLSNSTVVLFGGMFVIGAAMFKTGLAEAIGVAVVKKAGTNQVPLMAAIMLVTIVLSSVSSNTGTVACLMPVIIGICQAAKISPSKELMPLAIAANVGGTITMIGTPPNVIVTGALSAAGLPTFGFFEFAYIGIPLSIIILVYTLFIGRHFIPDKQAGEMDEEAVKAAAEEAGASGDSAPKSKTKMWISGIILLGVVACMALGLKNLPLHTAAVTGAILCVITGCLKEKEAYAGIDWVTIFLFAGMLSVATAMEKTGAGKMIADAVVSMMGDNPNPYVLTAVLFLISNVLTQFMSNTASAALLAPIGISIAQSVGADPKPVLMALGIAASMAFATPMATPPNTLVLGPGGFSFNDYVKVGVPMCLISLVACVIIIPIFWPF; encoded by the coding sequence ATGGATCCAGCCGTTATCACGCTGTGTGTTCTCGCTGTTGCGGCATTTCTGTTCGTTACCGAACTGATCCCGCTGGCAGTTACAGCTATGGCAGCTTGTACTGCATTAGGTATTTTGGGTGTCCTGCCGTCAAAGCAGGTTTATGCCGGTTTGTCCAACTCCACCGTAGTTCTCTTCGGCGGTATGTTTGTCATCGGCGCTGCCATGTTTAAAACAGGCCTTGCGGAAGCGATCGGTGTTGCCGTAGTTAAGAAAGCGGGCACCAACCAGGTTCCGCTCATGGCGGCAATCATGCTTGTTACCATCGTTCTTTCTTCTGTATCGTCCAATACGGGTACAGTAGCCTGCCTCATGCCGGTTATTATCGGTATCTGCCAGGCAGCTAAAATTTCTCCATCGAAAGAACTCATGCCTCTGGCAATCGCTGCCAACGTAGGCGGCACCATCACCATGATCGGTACCCCGCCAAACGTTATTGTCACAGGTGCTCTGTCCGCAGCAGGTCTGCCGACTTTCGGATTCTTCGAATTTGCTTATATCGGCATTCCGCTGTCTATTATCATTCTTGTATACACACTGTTTATCGGCCGTCATTTCATTCCTGATAAGCAGGCCGGTGAAATGGATGAAGAAGCGGTAAAGGCTGCAGCTGAAGAAGCAGGTGCTTCCGGCGACAGTGCTCCGAAGAGCAAAACAAAGATGTGGATTTCCGGCATCATCCTTCTGGGCGTAGTAGCCTGCATGGCTCTGGGGCTGAAGAATCTGCCGCTGCACACCGCGGCGGTAACCGGCGCTATCCTCTGCGTCATTACAGGCTGCCTGAAAGAAAAAGAAGCCTATGCGGGGATTGACTGGGTAACCATTTTCCTCTTCGCCGGCATGCTCTCCGTAGCTACTGCTATGGAAAAGACAGGCGCAGGGAAAATGATTGCTGACGCTGTTGTAAGTATGATGGGTGACAATCCGAACCCCTATGTGCTGACAGCGGTGCTGTTCCTCATTTCCAACGTACTGACCCAGTTCATGTCCAACACAGCATCGGCAGCGCTCCTGGCACCGATCGGTATTTCCATCGCCCAGTCTGTAGGCGCTGATCCGAAACCGGTTCTGATGGCGCTTGGTATCGCGGCTTCCATGGCATTTGCCACACCGATGGCAACGCCTCCGAACACCCTCGTACTGGGACCGGGCGGATTCTCCTTCAATGACTATGTCAAGGTCGGCGTTCCGATGTGCCTGATTTCCTTGGTAGCCTGCGTTATCATTATTCCGATTTTCTGGCCGTTCTAA